A single window of Gossypium hirsutum isolate 1008001.06 chromosome A10, Gossypium_hirsutum_v2.1, whole genome shotgun sequence DNA harbors:
- the LOC107897299 gene encoding uncharacterized protein At2g33490 isoform X1, giving the protein MKSSFGKLRRFALHKNDGKDKLDFLSAAHLDELAQAAQDMQEMRNCYDSLLLAAAATANSAYEFSESLQEMGSCLQEKRLLPDDEESRRILLMLGNLQFELRKLVDNYRSHILLTITNPSESLLNELRTVEDMKRQCDEKRNVYEYMVTQQKEKGKSKGGKGETFTLQQLQTARDEYVEVATLCVFRLKSLKQGQSRSLVTQAARYHAAQLNFFRKGLKSLEAIEPHVRQVTEQHHIDYQFCGLEDDDGEDGEIAYDPNKDVELSFDNRANEKEFDVTSASMNSMEWFILQVDEVSTSFPQTLKMENAEANPVKSHGDFQVSSRDHRLSSHSAPIFPERKLDAAQRVKQMLQSSTRTSNTYVLPTPNDSTFAVSSRTNSSISHTKPTNVAGHPYNTWHSSPLEQKNREKDSGDGQPSEFTILNSESGLKETNSSNSSSTQLPPPLSEGRESTQLDSTEAKKIKRKAVSGPLTSKQLSTKPILSATSSIPSAELPHLASAVFSHLTIPRSLSPPRVSPSASPPLVSSPRLNELHELPRPPNSSAAKSAKSPSLVGHSASLILRNQELSGSNISPLAVSGASRLPTPPLIVPRSFSMPTRNQRATFSRLLEASQVPDEDGEVALPSSMPTKPIPSVSEVASHSGQIRGGS; this is encoded by the exons atgaagtcTTCGTTTGGTAAACTTCGAAGATTTGCTCTCCACAAGAACGATGGAAAggataaattagattttttatcAGCGGCTCATTTGGATGAGCTCGCTCAAGCAGCTCAG GATATGCAGGAGATGAGAAATTGCTATGATAGCTTACTTTTGGCAGCTGCAGCAACAGCTAACAGTGCATATG AATTCTCAGAGTCACTGCAAGAAATGGGCTCCTGTCTGCAAGAAAAAAGACTGCTACCTGATGATGAAGAAAGCC GTAGGATCCTGTTAATGTTGGGGAACTTGCAGTTTGAACTCCGGAAACTTGTGGATAATTAT CGCTCCCATATATTGCTGACAATTACAAATCCGTCTGAGTCACTTCTAAATGAGCTTAGGACTGTTGAG GATATGAAGCGGCAGTGTGATGAGAAAAG AAATGTCTATGAATACATGGTGACACAACAGAAGGAAAAAGGAAAGTCCAAAGGTGGAAAAGGGGAAACTTTCACTTTGCAACAGTTGCAAACAGCTCGTGACGAATATGTTGAAGTGGCAACCCTTTGTGTTTTCCGATTGAAATCTCTGAAGCAAGGTCAATCCAGAAGTCTTGTAACACAAGCTGCTCGTTACCATGCAGCTCAG TTGAATTTCTTTAGGAAAGGACTTAAATCACTTGAGGCAATTGAACCTCATGTTAGGCAAGTTACAGAACAGCATCACATTGATTATCAATTCTGTGGCCTTGAAGATGATGATGGGGAAGATGGTGAGATTGCCTATGACCCAAACAAGGATGTGGAATTAAGTTTTGACAATAGAGCTAATGAGAAGGAGTTTGATGTTACTTCTGCATCAATGAATTCAATGGAG TGGTTTATTCTCCAGGTAGATGAAGTAAGTACTTCATTTCCCCAAACTTTGAAGATGGAAAATGCAGAG GCAAACCCAGTGAAAAGCCATGGGGATTTCCAGGTCTCAAGTAGGGATCATAGACTGAGTAGCCATTCAGCCCCCATATTTCCAGAAAGGAAGCTTGATGCTGCTCAAAGAGTAAAACAGATGCTTCAGTCATCTACAAGAACGTCCAACACATATGTTCTTCCAACACCAAATGATTCAACATTTGCAGTTTCTTCAAGAACAAATAGCTCCATTTCACACACAAAACCTACAAATGTAGCTGGGCATCCATACAATACATGGCATTCTTCCCCGCTAGAGCAaaagaatcgtgagaaagattcTGGCGACGGTCAACCATCAGAGTTTACCATCTTGAATTCTGAGTCAGGTCTCAAGGAGACCAACAGTAGTAATAGTTCCTCTACACAACTACCCCCTCCTTTGTCTGAAGGACGAGAATCTACCCAGTTGGATTCCACTGaagccaaaaaaataaaaagaaaagctgTTTCTGGTCCATTAACTAGTAAACAATTGTCAACAAAGCCAATTTTATCGGCAACCAGTTCCATCCCATCAGCTGAACTTCCTCATTTAGCTTCTGCAGTATTTTCTCATTTAACAATTCCTCGATCATTATCACCTCCCAGAGTATCCCCAAGTGCATCACCTCCCCTTGTTTCTTCACCCAGATTAAACGAGCTTCATGAGCTTCCAAGGCCGCCTAATAGTTCAGCTGCCAAGTCAGCAAAATCTCCTTCCTTGGTTGGTCACTCTGCTTCTCTAATCTTGAGAAATCAAGAGCTTTCTGGAAGTAATATTTCTCCACTGGCAGTAAGTGGAGCATCTCGTCTACCTACTCCACCTTTGATAGTACCGAGAAGCTTCTCTATGCCAACTAGAAATCAAAGAGCAACGTTTTCCAGGCTTTTGGAGGCTTCACAAGTTCCAGATGAGGATGGAGAAGTTGCATTGCCTTCGTCAATGCCCACTAAACCAATACCCAGTGTTTCTGAAGTGGCATCTCATTCTGGCCAAATCAGAG GTGGGAGCTGA
- the LOC107897299 gene encoding uncharacterized protein At2g33490 isoform X3, which produces MKSSFGKLRRFALHKNDGKDKLDFLSAAHLDELAQAAQDMQEMRNCYDSLLLAAAATANSAYEFSESLQEMGSCLQEKRLLPDDEESRRILLMLGNLQFELRKLVDNYRSHILLTITNPSESLLNELRTVEDMKRQCDEKRNVYEYMVTQQKEKGKSKGGKGETFTLQQLQTARDEYVEVATLCVFRLKSLKQGQSRSLVTQAARYHAAQLNFFRKGLKSLEAIEPHVRQVTEQHHIDYQFCGLEDDDGEDGEIAYDPNKDVELSFDNRANEKEFDVTSASMNSMEVDEVSTSFPQTLKMENAEANPVKSHGDFQVSSRDHRLSSHSAPIFPERKLDAAQRVKQMLQSSTRTSNTYVLPTPNDSTFAVSSRTNSSISHTKPTNVAGHPYNTWHSSPLEQKNREKDSGDGQPSEFTILNSESGLKETNSSNSSSTQLPPPLSEGRESTQLDSTEAKKIKRKAVSGPLTSKQLSTKPILSATSSIPSAELPHLASAVFSHLTIPRSLSPPRVSPSASPPLVSSPRLNELHELPRPPNSSAAKSAKSPSLVGHSASLILRNQELSGSNISPLAVSGASRLPTPPLIVPRSFSMPTRNQRATFSRLLEASQVPDEDGEVALPSSMPTKPIPSVSEVASHSGQIRGGS; this is translated from the exons atgaagtcTTCGTTTGGTAAACTTCGAAGATTTGCTCTCCACAAGAACGATGGAAAggataaattagattttttatcAGCGGCTCATTTGGATGAGCTCGCTCAAGCAGCTCAG GATATGCAGGAGATGAGAAATTGCTATGATAGCTTACTTTTGGCAGCTGCAGCAACAGCTAACAGTGCATATG AATTCTCAGAGTCACTGCAAGAAATGGGCTCCTGTCTGCAAGAAAAAAGACTGCTACCTGATGATGAAGAAAGCC GTAGGATCCTGTTAATGTTGGGGAACTTGCAGTTTGAACTCCGGAAACTTGTGGATAATTAT CGCTCCCATATATTGCTGACAATTACAAATCCGTCTGAGTCACTTCTAAATGAGCTTAGGACTGTTGAG GATATGAAGCGGCAGTGTGATGAGAAAAG AAATGTCTATGAATACATGGTGACACAACAGAAGGAAAAAGGAAAGTCCAAAGGTGGAAAAGGGGAAACTTTCACTTTGCAACAGTTGCAAACAGCTCGTGACGAATATGTTGAAGTGGCAACCCTTTGTGTTTTCCGATTGAAATCTCTGAAGCAAGGTCAATCCAGAAGTCTTGTAACACAAGCTGCTCGTTACCATGCAGCTCAG TTGAATTTCTTTAGGAAAGGACTTAAATCACTTGAGGCAATTGAACCTCATGTTAGGCAAGTTACAGAACAGCATCACATTGATTATCAATTCTGTGGCCTTGAAGATGATGATGGGGAAGATGGTGAGATTGCCTATGACCCAAACAAGGATGTGGAATTAAGTTTTGACAATAGAGCTAATGAGAAGGAGTTTGATGTTACTTCTGCATCAATGAATTCAATGGAG GTAGATGAAGTAAGTACTTCATTTCCCCAAACTTTGAAGATGGAAAATGCAGAG GCAAACCCAGTGAAAAGCCATGGGGATTTCCAGGTCTCAAGTAGGGATCATAGACTGAGTAGCCATTCAGCCCCCATATTTCCAGAAAGGAAGCTTGATGCTGCTCAAAGAGTAAAACAGATGCTTCAGTCATCTACAAGAACGTCCAACACATATGTTCTTCCAACACCAAATGATTCAACATTTGCAGTTTCTTCAAGAACAAATAGCTCCATTTCACACACAAAACCTACAAATGTAGCTGGGCATCCATACAATACATGGCATTCTTCCCCGCTAGAGCAaaagaatcgtgagaaagattcTGGCGACGGTCAACCATCAGAGTTTACCATCTTGAATTCTGAGTCAGGTCTCAAGGAGACCAACAGTAGTAATAGTTCCTCTACACAACTACCCCCTCCTTTGTCTGAAGGACGAGAATCTACCCAGTTGGATTCCACTGaagccaaaaaaataaaaagaaaagctgTTTCTGGTCCATTAACTAGTAAACAATTGTCAACAAAGCCAATTTTATCGGCAACCAGTTCCATCCCATCAGCTGAACTTCCTCATTTAGCTTCTGCAGTATTTTCTCATTTAACAATTCCTCGATCATTATCACCTCCCAGAGTATCCCCAAGTGCATCACCTCCCCTTGTTTCTTCACCCAGATTAAACGAGCTTCATGAGCTTCCAAGGCCGCCTAATAGTTCAGCTGCCAAGTCAGCAAAATCTCCTTCCTTGGTTGGTCACTCTGCTTCTCTAATCTTGAGAAATCAAGAGCTTTCTGGAAGTAATATTTCTCCACTGGCAGTAAGTGGAGCATCTCGTCTACCTACTCCACCTTTGATAGTACCGAGAAGCTTCTCTATGCCAACTAGAAATCAAAGAGCAACGTTTTCCAGGCTTTTGGAGGCTTCACAAGTTCCAGATGAGGATGGAGAAGTTGCATTGCCTTCGTCAATGCCCACTAAACCAATACCCAGTGTTTCTGAAGTGGCATCTCATTCTGGCCAAATCAGAG GTGGGAGCTGA
- the LOC107897299 gene encoding uncharacterized protein At2g33490 isoform X2, with product MKSSFGKLRRFALHKNDGKDKLDFLSAAHLDELAQAAQDMQEMRNCYDSLLLAAAATANSAYESLQEMGSCLQEKRLLPDDEESRRILLMLGNLQFELRKLVDNYRSHILLTITNPSESLLNELRTVEDMKRQCDEKRNVYEYMVTQQKEKGKSKGGKGETFTLQQLQTARDEYVEVATLCVFRLKSLKQGQSRSLVTQAARYHAAQLNFFRKGLKSLEAIEPHVRQVTEQHHIDYQFCGLEDDDGEDGEIAYDPNKDVELSFDNRANEKEFDVTSASMNSMEWFILQVDEVSTSFPQTLKMENAEANPVKSHGDFQVSSRDHRLSSHSAPIFPERKLDAAQRVKQMLQSSTRTSNTYVLPTPNDSTFAVSSRTNSSISHTKPTNVAGHPYNTWHSSPLEQKNREKDSGDGQPSEFTILNSESGLKETNSSNSSSTQLPPPLSEGRESTQLDSTEAKKIKRKAVSGPLTSKQLSTKPILSATSSIPSAELPHLASAVFSHLTIPRSLSPPRVSPSASPPLVSSPRLNELHELPRPPNSSAAKSAKSPSLVGHSASLILRNQELSGSNISPLAVSGASRLPTPPLIVPRSFSMPTRNQRATFSRLLEASQVPDEDGEVALPSSMPTKPIPSVSEVASHSGQIRGGS from the exons atgaagtcTTCGTTTGGTAAACTTCGAAGATTTGCTCTCCACAAGAACGATGGAAAggataaattagattttttatcAGCGGCTCATTTGGATGAGCTCGCTCAAGCAGCTCAG GATATGCAGGAGATGAGAAATTGCTATGATAGCTTACTTTTGGCAGCTGCAGCAACAGCTAACAGTGCATATG AGTCACTGCAAGAAATGGGCTCCTGTCTGCAAGAAAAAAGACTGCTACCTGATGATGAAGAAAGCC GTAGGATCCTGTTAATGTTGGGGAACTTGCAGTTTGAACTCCGGAAACTTGTGGATAATTAT CGCTCCCATATATTGCTGACAATTACAAATCCGTCTGAGTCACTTCTAAATGAGCTTAGGACTGTTGAG GATATGAAGCGGCAGTGTGATGAGAAAAG AAATGTCTATGAATACATGGTGACACAACAGAAGGAAAAAGGAAAGTCCAAAGGTGGAAAAGGGGAAACTTTCACTTTGCAACAGTTGCAAACAGCTCGTGACGAATATGTTGAAGTGGCAACCCTTTGTGTTTTCCGATTGAAATCTCTGAAGCAAGGTCAATCCAGAAGTCTTGTAACACAAGCTGCTCGTTACCATGCAGCTCAG TTGAATTTCTTTAGGAAAGGACTTAAATCACTTGAGGCAATTGAACCTCATGTTAGGCAAGTTACAGAACAGCATCACATTGATTATCAATTCTGTGGCCTTGAAGATGATGATGGGGAAGATGGTGAGATTGCCTATGACCCAAACAAGGATGTGGAATTAAGTTTTGACAATAGAGCTAATGAGAAGGAGTTTGATGTTACTTCTGCATCAATGAATTCAATGGAG TGGTTTATTCTCCAGGTAGATGAAGTAAGTACTTCATTTCCCCAAACTTTGAAGATGGAAAATGCAGAG GCAAACCCAGTGAAAAGCCATGGGGATTTCCAGGTCTCAAGTAGGGATCATAGACTGAGTAGCCATTCAGCCCCCATATTTCCAGAAAGGAAGCTTGATGCTGCTCAAAGAGTAAAACAGATGCTTCAGTCATCTACAAGAACGTCCAACACATATGTTCTTCCAACACCAAATGATTCAACATTTGCAGTTTCTTCAAGAACAAATAGCTCCATTTCACACACAAAACCTACAAATGTAGCTGGGCATCCATACAATACATGGCATTCTTCCCCGCTAGAGCAaaagaatcgtgagaaagattcTGGCGACGGTCAACCATCAGAGTTTACCATCTTGAATTCTGAGTCAGGTCTCAAGGAGACCAACAGTAGTAATAGTTCCTCTACACAACTACCCCCTCCTTTGTCTGAAGGACGAGAATCTACCCAGTTGGATTCCACTGaagccaaaaaaataaaaagaaaagctgTTTCTGGTCCATTAACTAGTAAACAATTGTCAACAAAGCCAATTTTATCGGCAACCAGTTCCATCCCATCAGCTGAACTTCCTCATTTAGCTTCTGCAGTATTTTCTCATTTAACAATTCCTCGATCATTATCACCTCCCAGAGTATCCCCAAGTGCATCACCTCCCCTTGTTTCTTCACCCAGATTAAACGAGCTTCATGAGCTTCCAAGGCCGCCTAATAGTTCAGCTGCCAAGTCAGCAAAATCTCCTTCCTTGGTTGGTCACTCTGCTTCTCTAATCTTGAGAAATCAAGAGCTTTCTGGAAGTAATATTTCTCCACTGGCAGTAAGTGGAGCATCTCGTCTACCTACTCCACCTTTGATAGTACCGAGAAGCTTCTCTATGCCAACTAGAAATCAAAGAGCAACGTTTTCCAGGCTTTTGGAGGCTTCACAAGTTCCAGATGAGGATGGAGAAGTTGCATTGCCTTCGTCAATGCCCACTAAACCAATACCCAGTGTTTCTGAAGTGGCATCTCATTCTGGCCAAATCAGAG GTGGGAGCTGA